A single region of the Streptomyces virginiae genome encodes:
- a CDS encoding putative leader peptide — MVSHDVSIETPGRLLLVARLHVDLCRLASAICPAL; from the coding sequence ATGGTTTCCCACGACGTGAGCATCGAGACGCCCGGCAGGCTGCTGCTCGTGGCGCGGCTGCACGTCGACCTGTGCCGCCTCGCCAGCGCCATCTGTCCCGCGCTCTGA
- a CDS encoding Mov34/MPN/PAD-1 family protein, translated as MLTLTQDLYDRIVEHARQDHPDEACGVVAGPAGTDRPERFVPMLNAARSPTFYEFDSKDLLKLYRDLDDRDEEPVIVYHSHTATEAYPSRTDVTYANEPHAHYVLVSTADEDGLGEFQFRSYRIVDGVITEEEVQVVDAY; from the coding sequence ATGCTGACCCTCACCCAGGACCTGTACGACCGGATCGTCGAGCACGCCCGTCAGGACCACCCCGACGAGGCGTGCGGTGTCGTGGCCGGCCCGGCGGGCACCGACCGCCCCGAGCGGTTCGTCCCGATGCTCAACGCGGCCCGCTCGCCCACGTTCTACGAGTTCGACTCGAAGGATCTGCTGAAGCTCTACCGCGATCTGGACGACCGCGACGAGGAGCCGGTGATCGTCTACCACTCGCACACCGCGACCGAGGCGTACCCCTCGCGCACGGACGTCACCTACGCGAACGAGCCCCACGCGCACTACGTACTCGTCTCCACGGCGGACGAGGACGGCCTCGGGGAGTTCCAGTTCCGCTCGTACCGGATCGTCGACGGAGTGATCACCGAGGAAGAAGTGCAGGTCGTCGACGCCTACTGA
- a CDS encoding amino acid permease: protein MTSVQVEQHDKTPGEGGQGEGGEGYHRTLGARQIQMIAIGGAIGTGLFLGAGKAISKAGPSLILAYAIAGLVIFFIMRALGELLMYRPVSGSFSDYAREFLGPFWGYVTGWTYWLFWVVTGITEVTAAAQYMSYWTHDSFPQWAYALIFTVILYAANLISVKLFGELEFWFSMVKVTAIVGMILICAGILTIGFSDAADTATVSNLWNDGGFFPKGIGGTLMTLQIVMFAFLAVELVGVTAGESKDPEKTLPKAINTVPWRIAVFYVGALIMILSVVPWTHFQPGVSPFVAAFERMGLGIGAAIVNFVVLTAALSSCNSGMYSTGRMLRDLAINGQGPKVFTKLTKSGTPLVGTTFSAALMLVGVWINYVAPGKAFDYVVSFATISGMWAWIMILVCQIRYRAKSDRGELPQSAFRAPGAPYTSWFALLFIGMVIVMMGADKDSRVSLYCAPLWGLILGVSYLVMKSRDPRGAAFTKAS from the coding sequence ATGACCTCTGTGCAGGTCGAGCAGCACGACAAGACGCCCGGCGAGGGCGGACAGGGCGAAGGCGGCGAGGGTTACCACCGCACGCTCGGCGCCCGTCAGATCCAGATGATCGCGATCGGCGGGGCCATCGGCACCGGCCTGTTCCTCGGAGCGGGCAAGGCCATCTCCAAGGCCGGCCCCAGCCTGATCCTGGCGTACGCCATCGCGGGCCTGGTCATCTTCTTCATCATGCGGGCCCTGGGCGAGCTGCTCATGTACCGCCCCGTCTCCGGCTCCTTCTCGGACTACGCCCGCGAGTTCCTGGGCCCGTTCTGGGGATACGTCACCGGCTGGACGTACTGGCTGTTCTGGGTGGTCACCGGCATCACCGAGGTCACCGCGGCCGCGCAGTACATGTCGTACTGGACCCACGACAGCTTCCCGCAGTGGGCCTACGCGCTGATCTTCACGGTCATCCTCTACGCCGCCAACCTCATCTCCGTGAAGCTCTTCGGTGAGCTGGAGTTCTGGTTCTCCATGGTCAAGGTCACCGCCATCGTCGGCATGATCCTGATCTGCGCCGGCATCCTCACCATCGGCTTCTCCGACGCGGCCGACACCGCCACCGTCTCCAACCTCTGGAACGACGGCGGCTTCTTCCCCAAGGGCATCGGCGGCACGCTGATGACCCTGCAGATCGTCATGTTCGCCTTCCTCGCGGTCGAGCTGGTCGGCGTCACCGCCGGCGAGTCCAAGGACCCCGAGAAGACCCTGCCCAAGGCCATCAACACAGTGCCGTGGCGCATCGCCGTCTTCTACGTCGGCGCGCTGATCATGATCCTGTCGGTCGTCCCGTGGACGCACTTCCAGCCGGGCGTCTCGCCCTTCGTCGCCGCCTTCGAGCGCATGGGCCTCGGCATCGGCGCCGCGATCGTCAACTTCGTCGTGCTGACCGCCGCGCTGTCCTCCTGCAACTCGGGCATGTACTCCACCGGCCGCATGCTGCGCGACCTCGCCATCAACGGCCAGGGCCCGAAGGTCTTCACCAAGCTCACCAAGAGCGGCACCCCGCTGGTGGGCACCACCTTCTCCGCCGCGCTGATGCTGGTGGGCGTCTGGATCAACTACGTCGCCCCGGGCAAGGCCTTCGACTACGTCGTCTCCTTCGCCACCATCTCCGGCATGTGGGCCTGGATCATGATCCTGGTCTGCCAGATCCGCTACCGGGCCAAGTCCGACCGCGGCGAGCTGCCGCAGTCCGCGTTCCGCGCCCCCGGCGCCCCGTACACGAGCTGGTTCGCGCTGCTCTTCATCGGCATGGTCATCGTCATGATGGGCGCCGACAAGGACTCCCGCGTCTCGCTGTACTGCGCCCCGCTGTGGGGTCTGATCCTGGGTGTCTCCTACCTGGTCATGAAGTCCCGCGACCCGCGCGGCGCGGCCTTCACCAAGGCCTCGTAA
- a CDS encoding DUF2017 domain-containing protein has protein sequence MGGTFESLKGGGAAIALDEIEISILRSLAVQMLELIGPGEPEPAEDADPLAALFAEGPSEPPSDPALARLFPDAYGAPDGAGDKGVDPDELVARSAEFRRFTENDLRARKREDALAVVRSLDGLTPAGDGAAVLELSGELPLRWLGALNDLRLTIAARLDITEDDESAVLFRLPDEDPRKPMVMAYLWLGGLQETLIETL, from the coding sequence ATGGGCGGCACCTTCGAGTCCCTCAAGGGCGGCGGCGCCGCCATCGCGCTCGACGAGATCGAGATCTCGATCCTGCGCTCCCTGGCCGTCCAGATGCTGGAGCTGATCGGCCCCGGCGAGCCGGAGCCCGCCGAGGACGCCGACCCGCTCGCCGCGCTGTTCGCGGAGGGCCCCTCCGAGCCCCCGTCCGACCCGGCGCTGGCCCGGCTCTTCCCCGACGCCTACGGGGCCCCCGACGGGGCCGGCGACAAGGGGGTGGACCCCGATGAGCTCGTGGCCCGCTCCGCGGAGTTCCGCCGCTTCACCGAGAACGACCTGCGCGCCCGCAAGCGCGAGGACGCGCTGGCCGTCGTACGCAGCCTGGACGGGCTGACCCCGGCCGGCGACGGGGCGGCGGTGCTGGAGCTGTCCGGCGAGCTGCCGCTGCGCTGGCTCGGCGCGCTCAACGACCTGCGTCTGACCATCGCGGCCCGGCTCGACATCACCGAGGACGACGAGAGCGCGGTGCTGTTCCGGCTGCCGGACGAGGACCCGCGCAAGCCGATGGTGATGGCCTACCTCTGGCTCGGCGGCCTCCAGGAAACCTTGATCGAAACCCTCTGA
- the clpS gene encoding ATP-dependent Clp protease adapter ClpS, with the protein MGRVSVAPVEIERTESAEETFAVPEPDVPWVTLVHNDPVNLMSYVAYVFQAYFGYSKDVAHKLMLDVHHKGRAVVSSGTREEMERDVQAMHGYGLWATLSQDRN; encoded by the coding sequence ATGGGACGAGTGAGTGTTGCTCCTGTTGAGATCGAACGCACCGAATCCGCCGAAGAGACCTTCGCGGTCCCCGAACCCGACGTCCCCTGGGTGACCCTGGTGCACAACGACCCGGTCAACCTCATGAGCTACGTGGCGTACGTGTTCCAGGCGTACTTCGGCTACTCGAAGGACGTGGCACACAAGTTGATGCTGGACGTCCATCACAAGGGGCGGGCGGTCGTGTCGAGCGGCACCCGCGAAGAAATGGAGCGCGACGTGCAGGCCATGCACGGCTACGGCCTGTGGGCGACCCTCTCGCAGGACCGCAACTGA
- a CDS encoding nicotinate phosphoribosyltransferase — MNPADLGLPVDVPSTALFTDHYELTMLQAALANGTADRRSVFEVFTRRLPEGRRYGVIAGTGRVLDAVENFRFDGAVLEFLRERAVVDMRTLDWLASYRFSGDIWGYPEGEVYFPGSPVLRVEGSFAECVLLETVILSILNHDSAIAAAASRMSSAAGGRPLIEMGARRTHELAAVAASRAAYVGGFTSTSDLAAGFRYGIPTVGTSAHAFTLVHDSERDAFTAQVDSLGRGTTLLVDTYDVAEAVRTAVEIAGPELGAVRIDSGDLLLVAHRVRQQLDELGATSTKIVVTSDLDEYAIASLAAAPVDAYGVGTQLVTGSGHPTCSMVYKLVARATSADPKAALAPVAKKSSGGKTSIGGRKWAARRRDAEGVAEAEVIGVGPVPAALADDQLLTQLVKAGEVVAREPLEAARDRHRAVRASLPLSATQLSRGEAVLPTEYV; from the coding sequence ATGAACCCTGCGGACCTGGGCCTGCCGGTGGACGTGCCGTCGACAGCGCTCTTCACGGATCACTACGAGCTCACGATGTTGCAGGCCGCGCTGGCCAACGGCACCGCCGATCGACGCTCGGTCTTCGAGGTGTTCACCCGCCGGCTGCCCGAGGGCCGCCGCTACGGGGTGATCGCCGGAACCGGGCGGGTGCTGGACGCGGTGGAGAACTTCCGCTTCGACGGCGCGGTGCTGGAATTCCTGCGCGAGCGGGCCGTCGTCGACATGCGGACGCTGGACTGGCTGGCCTCCTACCGCTTCTCCGGCGACATCTGGGGCTACCCGGAGGGGGAGGTCTACTTCCCCGGCTCCCCCGTCCTGCGGGTGGAGGGCAGCTTCGCCGAGTGCGTGCTGCTGGAGACCGTGATCCTGTCGATCCTGAACCACGACTCGGCGATCGCCGCGGCGGCCTCCCGGATGTCCTCGGCGGCCGGCGGACGCCCGCTGATCGAGATGGGCGCCCGGCGCACCCACGAGCTGGCGGCCGTCGCCGCGTCGCGGGCCGCGTACGTGGGCGGCTTCACCTCGACCTCGGACCTGGCGGCCGGATTCCGGTACGGCATCCCGACGGTCGGCACGAGCGCGCACGCCTTCACCCTGGTCCACGACAGCGAGCGGGACGCCTTCACGGCGCAGGTGGACTCGCTGGGGCGGGGCACCACCCTGCTGGTGGACACGTACGACGTGGCCGAGGCCGTCCGCACGGCGGTGGAGATCGCCGGACCGGAGCTGGGCGCGGTCCGGATCGACTCCGGCGACCTGCTGCTGGTGGCCCACCGGGTGCGCCAGCAGCTCGACGAGCTGGGCGCGACCTCGACGAAGATCGTGGTCACCTCGGACCTCGACGAGTACGCCATCGCCTCGCTGGCGGCGGCCCCGGTCGACGCCTACGGCGTGGGCACCCAGCTGGTGACCGGCAGCGGGCACCCGACGTGCTCGATGGTCTACAAGCTGGTGGCGCGGGCCACGTCGGCGGACCCGAAGGCGGCGCTGGCCCCGGTGGCCAAGAAGTCCTCGGGCGGCAAGACCTCGATCGGCGGCCGCAAGTGGGCCGCGCGGCGGCGGGACGCGGAGGGGGTCGCCGAGGCGGAGGTCATCGGCGTGGGCCCGGTGCCGGCCGCCCTGGCCGACGACCAGCTCCTGACCCAGCTGGTCAAGGCCGGCGAGGTGGTGGCCCGCGAGCCGCTGGAGGCCGCCCGGGACCGCCACCGCGCGGTGCGGGCGAGTCTGCCGCTGTCCGCGACGCAGCTCTCGCGCGGCGAGGCGGTGCTCCCCACGGAGTACGTGTAA